The nucleotide window ACAGCTGTGCAACAATGGTACTTGTAAGGAACATGGCAACATCCATAGATGTTATTGTAAACAGGGATATACGGGCAGTTACTGTCAACAAGAAATAAATGAATGTGAATCTCAACCTTGTCTTAATGGTGGTACTTGTCGTGACTTGATCGGTTCATATGCCTGTGTGTGTCGCAAAGGTTTCCAGGGACAAAATTGCGAATTGAATATTGATGATTGTTCACCTAATCCTTGTCAAAATGGTGGTACTTGCCATGATTTGGTCAATACCTTTAGCTGTTCATGTCCACCTGGTACAGCTGGTTTGATTTGTGAAGTGAATGAAAACGACTGTAAGCGAGGTTCTTGCCACAATAATGGTACGTGCATAGATCGTGTAGGTGGTTTTGAATGTGCTTGTCCCCCCGGATTTGTGGGCTCCCGTTGTGAGGGCGACATCAATGAATGTCTTTCGAATCCCTGTTCGAATGCTGGCACCTTGGATTGTGTCCAATTGGTAAACAACTATCACTGCAATTGTAAGCCTGGGTATATGGGACGGCACTGTGAAAATAAGGTGGATTTCTGTGCCAATTCACCCTGTCAAAATGGTGGTATTTGTTCGCCCAAGCAGGGAGGTCATCACTGTCTCTGCACCGAAGGattttatggtaaaaattgtgaattttccGGACATGACTGCGACTCTAATCCTTGCCAAGCTGGTTCCTGTATAATTGATGATGGCGGTGGCTATCGATGTGAATGTCCTCGAGGTACTGAAGGTCGCCACTGCGAGCGAGATACTATGGATGAATGTACACCAAATCCATGTCTACAGGGAGCTGCTTGTGACAACCTGCTCGgagattttgtatgtctgtgTCCGCGCAAATGGTCGGGTAAACGTTGCGAAAGTTATGATCCCAATTACCCCGGCTGGGAAAACGATCCATCGAGAGGTGCCTCAGAAAAATATGCCAAGGATTTGAAATATCAACGTGCTATGTGTGTTAAGAGAGGTTGTGAACAAAAGAAGGGTAATCATGTGTGTGATCCTGAATGCAATACATATGCCTGCAACTTTGATGGCAACGATTGTTCGCTGGGCATTAACCCTTGGGTCAATTGTACAGCTCCTATACAATGTTGGAGGGTCTTTATGGATGGCAAATGTAATGAGGATTGCAACAATGCCGCCTGTCTGTTTGATGGTCGTGACTGCGAGAAGAAACTGCAACCATGTAATCCTGTTTATGATGCCTACTGCCAAAAGCACTACGCCAATGGTTTCTGTGATTATGGCTGCAACAATGCCGAGTGTAACTGGGATGGTTTAGATTGTGAAAATGCTGCCGAAGCCCCCAATCTCGCAGATGGTGCCATCTCGGTCATAGTGCTAATGGATGTGAAGCAATTCCGCGAGCAACAAGTGGTGTTCCTAAGAGAAATGGGTCATCATTTGAGGACAACGGTGCGCATTAAAAAGGATTCCATGGGCAATGATATGATTTTCTCCTGGAAGGGTACACAACCTATTAATGATATACAAAACACCGAATTTGGTCGTAAAAACAAGATTCTGTTCTCCGAACGCTTAGGCCAGACGGGAATACAAGTGTATTTGGAGATTGATAATCGCAAATGTACCGAATGTTTCTATAGTGCTTCAGAGGCGGCTGAGTTTTTGGCAGCAACTGCTTCTAAGTATACTCTATCGGCAAAGTTTCCCATCTACAGTGTTAGGGGTGTAACAAATCCCGGAGAGGATGTTATGGACTCGCCCACAAATGTGAAATATGTTACATTGGGTATTATATTGGTGGTCTTGGCCTTTGCCTTGTTTGGTGTATTGGTGACAACACAACGAAAGCGCGCTGCTGGTATTACTTGGTTCCCCGAGGGATTCCGCACACCCACCATCAATCCTCAACGCAGACGTCGTGATCCCACGGGTCAAGAAATGAGAAACCTTAATAAGAACCCCTCAATGGCGTGCATGAGCAACGACGTTAATATGAATTCCGGACATATGGGTCATGCGCCTCAATGGTCGGACGATGAGTCGGATATGCCACAGCCTAAACGTTTACGTAACGATCATGGTGGCTATGCCAGCGATCATACCATGGTTACTGATTACGAAGAAGCTGATAATCGCGTTTGGTCTCAGGCCCATTTGGATGTAGCCGATGTTAGATCCTCCATAATGACTCCGCCTGCTCATCAAGATGGCAAACATGAAGTCGATGTTAGAGGGCCTTGCGGTATGACTCCTCTAATGGTAGCTGCTGTTCGTGGTGGAGGTATTGACAATGGTGAAGATATTGAACAGTCGGAAGATGCTACAGCTCAGGTGATTTCTGATCTGCTGGCTCAGGGAGCCGAACTCAATGCTACAATGGATAAAACTGGTGAAACCTCATTGCACTTGGCTGCCCGCTATGCCAGAGCTGATGCCGCCAAACGTTTACTGGATGCTGGAGCTGATGCCAACTGTCAAGATAATACGGGACGTACTCCTCTGCATGCAGCCGTAGCTGCCGATGCCATGGGTGTGTTCCAAATTCTTTTGCGTAACAGAGCCACCAACTTAAATGCACGTATGCATGACGGAACTACTCCCCTGATTTTGGCTGCCAGATTAGCCATAGAAGGTATGGTAGAAGATTTGATTACAGCTGATGCCGACATAAATGCTGCTGATAATTCTGGCAAAACGGCTCTTCACTGGGCTGCAGCTGTCAACAACACCGAGGCTGTTAACATTTTACTCATGCACCATGCTAACCGAGATGCTCAAGATGATAAAGACGAAACGCCCCTTTTCCTGGCAGCTCGCGAAGGTTCGTACGAAGCCTGCAAGGCCTTGTTGGACAACTTTGCTAATCGCGAAATTACCGATCACATGGATCGTTTGCCACGAGATGTGGCCTCCGAACGCCTACATCACGATATTGTGCGCCTGCTGGATGAACATGTACCACGATCACCTCAGATGATTGCCATTGCACCACAAACGATGATTGCCTCACCACCACCTGGAAGTCAGCCGCAAATGATAACACAGCCAACAGTAATAACGGCCGGCAAGCAACCGTCTAAAGCGGCCCAAGCTAAGGCGGCGAAGAAAGCAAAACTCTTGGAGGGAAGTCCTGATGGTCTGCTCGATAATGGTGGCAGTTTGAGACGTAAGCCGAGTTCAAAAAAGGGTTTAGGTCAGGCTTCAAAAAAGggaaacagcaacaacaacaccaacaacctTACGGCATCTCAGCTGCTGAATGGCTTGGCTGGTGGCCAGACGGTGCAAAATCCCGGCTCGGTGGAGAATCAGCAACAGCAATTGCTGGATGCAGCACTCAGTTCAGTGGACTCGCCGCCACCAACAGCCCTAACAAGTCAACCGAGTCCCTACGATACAACGTCAATGTACTCGAACGCCATGACCGGCGGCGGTCAGGGAACCAATCATCACAACGATCTGCTGGGGAACAACAACGTAAAGCACCCGCCGAGCTATGAGGATTGTGTTAAGGTAACtttcaacaaattaaatttaaaacagaaCGTGATTTTATACTAAACATTACTAATTTTTTGCAGAACGCACAGTCCATGCAATCTTTGGTGCCGCAACAAAGCCACGACATgatcaaaatggaaaattatggtTATTCCATGGGTTCGCCCTTTCATCAGGAACTGATGAATGGTAATCAAAATGGCAACAATGGTTTAAACGGCAACAACATGATGGGTGGCCATGAGCAAGGTCTCAGTCCCCCCTATTCCAATCAATCGCCACCACATTCCGTACAATCGAACATGGCATTATCACCTCATGCTTATTTGGGTaagttaactttgaaaaaatttagtctataatttaaattaatttgttaactttatttttaaataggttCTCCCTCTCCTGCCAAGTCACGACCCAGTTTGCCAACATCACCCACACATATGCAGGCCTTAAGACATGCCACGCATCAAAAGCAATTCTGTGGCAGTAATTTGAATACATTGTTGGGTGGAAGCAGTGCTTCAGCGTTACAATCACAAAATTCACCCAACAGCATGAATTTCCAAACTCCCAGCAGTCAGAATTCACCAGTTAGTTTGGGCATCATTTCGCCCACTGGTAGTGATATGGGCATTATGATGGCCGCcaatcaacaacaacagcaacagttgcaacaacagcagcagcagcaacaaaacaaGAATAGTGCAATAATGCAATCaatgcagcaacaacaacagcaaatggCTGGTAACAATGGAGGTCCTGGAATGGAATTCAGTTCAGCAGGCTTGGACTTGAATAGTTTTTGTGGATCACCGGGTAAGTTTTGGCaaattggaaaattataaacattttttagttaAAGTAATTAATTTAGGGCGGTTTAATAATCAGATTAGTTAATCTAAAAATATTACTGTGAAATTACGAGAAACTCATTACTCatattccactttttttttatttattcttacaGACTCATTTCACTCGGGTCAAATGAATCCACCATCCATACAAAGTTCAATGTCAGCCTCCTCGCCTTCGACTGCCAACATGTTATCACCATCATCACAACACAATCAGGCCTTCTATCAGTACCTGACACCACCCAGC belongs to Calliphora vicina chromosome 4, idCalVici1.1, whole genome shotgun sequence and includes:
- the N gene encoding neurogenic locus Notch protein, which produces MWLLVKNHTFAKSDIFWIKYLTLFLLIFSILQGISAAGSSCLSVGCKNGGTCITKSSGGSYCNCSSKFVGDHCEYPNPCLTGPGRCQNGGTCQVSYRNDRLGISCICPIGYTESLCEIKVSNACDSSPCHHGGTCNLKSLEDYTCACVNGYTGKHCETKNICATSPCRNGGTCTSVSGGTSYKCICPTGFKGNTCIDDVEECNNNPCKHGGTCLNTHGSYQCMCPAGYTGKNCESKYVPCSPSPCQNGGTCRSTGLTYECKCPEGYQGKNCEQNIDDCPGNLCQNGGTCIDGINSYHCACPPNYTGENCEKDVDECAIRPSVCQNGATCTNSQGSYSCICVNGWTGPDCSENIDDCVAAACFYGATCIDGVGSFYCRCTPGKTGLLCHLDDACTSNPCHSDAICDTSPINGSYTCSCATGYKGVDCSEDIDECDQGSPCEHNGVCVNTPGSFRCNCSQGFTGPRCETNINECESHPCQNEGSCLDDPGTFRCVCMPGFTGTQCEIDINECQSNPCLNGGICNDMINGFKCSCALGFTGSRCQINIDDCQSQPCRNNGICRDSIAGYTCQCPPGYTGLSCEININDCDSNPCHRGKCIDGDNRFTCVCDPGFTGYLCQTQINECESNPCQYGGHCVDRVGSYMCHCLAGTSGKDCEINVNECHSNPCNNGATCIDGINKYTCQCVPGFTGVHCEININECASNPCANNGVCMDLVNGYKCECPRGFYDPRCLSDVDECASNPCINGGRCEDGINEFICHCPPGYGGKRCENDIDECSSNPCQHGGFCVDELNAFKCQCMPGYTGLKCETNIDDCINNPCANGGTCIDKVNGYKCVCKVPYTGQDCESKLDPCATNRCRNDAKCTPSPNFLDFSCTCKLGYTGRYCDEDIDECKLSTPCRNGATCHNVPGSYRCICAKGYEGHDCAINTDDCAMFPCQNGGTCLDGIGDYTCLCVDGFDGKHCETDINECLSMPCQNGATCRQYVNSYTCTCPLGFSGINCQTNDEDCTESSCMNGGTCIDGINSYNCSCLPGYTGSNCQYKINKCDSQPCQNGATCHENADEYTCHCSYGYTGKQCTDYVDWCTKSPCENAATCTQVKNQFSCRCAPGWTGKLCDVEMVSCSDAAIRKGVSLEQLCNNGTCKEHGNIHRCYCKQGYTGSYCQQEINECESQPCLNGGTCRDLIGSYACVCRKGFQGQNCELNIDDCSPNPCQNGGTCHDLVNTFSCSCPPGTAGLICEVNENDCKRGSCHNNGTCIDRVGGFECACPPGFVGSRCEGDINECLSNPCSNAGTLDCVQLVNNYHCNCKPGYMGRHCENKVDFCANSPCQNGGICSPKQGGHHCLCTEGFYGKNCEFSGHDCDSNPCQAGSCIIDDGGGYRCECPRGTEGRHCERDTMDECTPNPCLQGAACDNLLGDFVCLCPRKWSGKRCESYDPNYPGWENDPSRGASEKYAKDLKYQRAMCVKRGCEQKKGNHVCDPECNTYACNFDGNDCSLGINPWVNCTAPIQCWRVFMDGKCNEDCNNAACLFDGRDCEKKLQPCNPVYDAYCQKHYANGFCDYGCNNAECNWDGLDCENAAEAPNLADGAISVIVLMDVKQFREQQVVFLREMGHHLRTTVRIKKDSMGNDMIFSWKGTQPINDIQNTEFGRKNKILFSERLGQTGIQVYLEIDNRKCTECFYSASEAAEFLAATASKYTLSAKFPIYSVRGVTNPGEDVMDSPTNVKYVTLGIILVVLAFALFGVLVTTQRKRAAGITWFPEGFRTPTINPQRRRRDPTGQEMRNLNKNPSMACMSNDVNMNSGHMGHAPQWSDDESDMPQPKRLRNDHGGYASDHTMVTDYEEADNRVWSQAHLDVADVRSSIMTPPAHQDGKHEVDVRGPCGMTPLMVAAVRGGGIDNGEDIEQSEDATAQVISDLLAQGAELNATMDKTGETSLHLAARYARADAAKRLLDAGADANCQDNTGRTPLHAAVAADAMGVFQILLRNRATNLNARMHDGTTPLILAARLAIEGMVEDLITADADINAADNSGKTALHWAAAVNNTEAVNILLMHHANRDAQDDKDETPLFLAAREGSYEACKALLDNFANREITDHMDRLPRDVASERLHHDIVRLLDEHVPRSPQMIAIAPQTMIASPPPGSQPQMITQPTVITAGKQPSKAAQAKAAKKAKLLEGSPDGLLDNGGSLRRKPSSKKGLGQASKKGNSNNNTNNLTASQLLNGLAGGQTVQNPGSVENQQQQLLDAALSSVDSPPPTALTSQPSPYDTTSMYSNAMTGGGQGTNHHNDLLGNNNVKHPPSYEDCVKNAQSMQSLVPQQSHDMIKMENYGYSMGSPFHQELMNGNQNGNNGLNGNNMMGGHEQGLSPPYSNQSPPHSVQSNMALSPHAYLGSPSPAKSRPSLPTSPTHMQALRHATHQKQFCGSNLNTLLGGSSASALQSQNSPNSMNFQTPSSQNSPVSLGIISPTGSDMGIMMAANQQQQQQLQQQQQQQQNKNSAIMQSMQQQQQQMAGNNGGPGMEFSSAGLDLNSFCGSPDSFHSGQMNPPSIQSSMSASSPSTANMLSPSSQHNQAFYQYLTPPSQHSGSHTPQHMVQTLDSYPTPSPESPGHWSSSSPRSDWSEGVQSPAANNLYISGGHQANKGSEAIYI